The following are from one region of the Cynocephalus volans isolate mCynVol1 chromosome 17, mCynVol1.pri, whole genome shotgun sequence genome:
- the LOC134365412 gene encoding zinc finger protein 79-like isoform X1, with protein MTRNLVLLDWKIVSQSPPQQAISEESFPDTSVEMAPGDSEHRKGELGKSFSLRPVLSPQQRVPKEHQKSHTGEKPYECSECGKAFSQSSSLVQHQRIHTGEKPYKCSECGRAFSQNANLTKHQRTHTGEKPYKCSECDKAFSDCSGLVQHQRIHTGEKPYECSNCGKAFRDSANLTNHQRTHTGEKPYKCSECGKAFSQNANLTKHQRTHTGEKPYKCSECDKAFSDSSALVQHQRIHSGEKPYECSNCGKAFRQSSNLTNHQRTHTGEKPYKCSQCGKAFSQSTNLIIHQKTHTGEKPHKCNECGKFFSESSALIRHHIIHTGEKPYECNECGKAFNQSSSLSQHQRIHTGVKPYECSKCGRAFRCRSAFTRHQRLHARESLGTQ; from the exons ATGACCAGGAACCTGGTCCTACTGG ACTGGAAGATTGTATCTCAGTCACCACCCCAGCAAGCCATTTCTGAAGAATCATTTCCAGACACGAGTGTAGAGATGGCCCCTGGAGATTCAGAGCACAGAAAGGGTGAACTTGGGAAGAGCTTCAGTCTGAGACCAGTCCTTTCACCCCAGCAGAGAGTTCCTAAAGAG CACCAGAAGAGCCACACTGGGGAGAAACCCTATGAGTGCAGTgagtgtgggaaggccttcagCCAGAGCTCATCTCTTGTTCAGCACCAGAGGATCCACACGGGAGAGAAGCCTTACAAATGCAGTGAATGCGGAAGAGCCTTCAGCCAGAACGCTAACCTCACAAAACACCAGCGAACCCACACTGGAGAAAAGCCCTACAAATGTAGTGAGTGTGACAAAGCCTTCAGCGACTGTTCAGGCCTTGTTCAGCATCAgcgaattcatactggagagaaaccctatgaatgcagCAACTGTGGGAAGGCCTTCCGCGACAGTGCAAACCTCACAAACCACCAGCGGACTCACACTGGGGAGAAGCCCTACAAGTGCAgtgagtgtgggaaagccttcagccaGAACGCAAACCTCACAAAACACCAGCGAACCCACACTGGAGAAAAGCCCTACAAATGTAGTGAGTGTGACAAAGCCTTCAGCGACTCTTCAGCCCTTGTTCAGCATCAGCGAATTCATagtggagagaaaccctatgaatgcagCAACTGTGGGAAGGCCTTCCGTCAGAGTTCAAACCTCACAAACCATCAGAGgactcatacaggagagaaaccctacaaGTGCAGTCagtgtgggaaggccttcagCCAGAGTACAAATCTTATAATCCACCAAAAGacccacactggggagaagccacacaaatgtaatgaatgtgggaaattcTTCAGTGAGAGCTCAGCCCTTATTCGACATCACAtaattcacactggagaaaagcccTATGagtgtaatgagtgtggaaaagcttttaaccagaGTTCATCCCTTAGTCAGCATCAGAGGATTCACACTGGTGTGAAACCCTATGAATGCAGCAAGTGTGGAAGGGCCTTCAGGTGTAGGTCAGCTTTCACTAGACATCAGAGACTCCATGCTAGAGAATCGTTGGGAACACAGTAG
- the LOC134365412 gene encoding zinc finger protein 79-like isoform X2 produces the protein MAPGDSEHRKGELGKSFSLRPVLSPQQRVPKEHQKSHTGEKPYECSECGKAFSQSSSLVQHQRIHTGEKPYKCSECGRAFSQNANLTKHQRTHTGEKPYKCSECDKAFSDCSGLVQHQRIHTGEKPYECSNCGKAFRDSANLTNHQRTHTGEKPYKCSECGKAFSQNANLTKHQRTHTGEKPYKCSECDKAFSDSSALVQHQRIHSGEKPYECSNCGKAFRQSSNLTNHQRTHTGEKPYKCSQCGKAFSQSTNLIIHQKTHTGEKPHKCNECGKFFSESSALIRHHIIHTGEKPYECNECGKAFNQSSSLSQHQRIHTGVKPYECSKCGRAFRCRSAFTRHQRLHARESLGTQ, from the exons ATGGCCCCTGGAGATTCAGAGCACAGAAAGGGTGAACTTGGGAAGAGCTTCAGTCTGAGACCAGTCCTTTCACCCCAGCAGAGAGTTCCTAAAGAG CACCAGAAGAGCCACACTGGGGAGAAACCCTATGAGTGCAGTgagtgtgggaaggccttcagCCAGAGCTCATCTCTTGTTCAGCACCAGAGGATCCACACGGGAGAGAAGCCTTACAAATGCAGTGAATGCGGAAGAGCCTTCAGCCAGAACGCTAACCTCACAAAACACCAGCGAACCCACACTGGAGAAAAGCCCTACAAATGTAGTGAGTGTGACAAAGCCTTCAGCGACTGTTCAGGCCTTGTTCAGCATCAgcgaattcatactggagagaaaccctatgaatgcagCAACTGTGGGAAGGCCTTCCGCGACAGTGCAAACCTCACAAACCACCAGCGGACTCACACTGGGGAGAAGCCCTACAAGTGCAgtgagtgtgggaaagccttcagccaGAACGCAAACCTCACAAAACACCAGCGAACCCACACTGGAGAAAAGCCCTACAAATGTAGTGAGTGTGACAAAGCCTTCAGCGACTCTTCAGCCCTTGTTCAGCATCAGCGAATTCATagtggagagaaaccctatgaatgcagCAACTGTGGGAAGGCCTTCCGTCAGAGTTCAAACCTCACAAACCATCAGAGgactcatacaggagagaaaccctacaaGTGCAGTCagtgtgggaaggccttcagCCAGAGTACAAATCTTATAATCCACCAAAAGacccacactggggagaagccacacaaatgtaatgaatgtgggaaattcTTCAGTGAGAGCTCAGCCCTTATTCGACATCACAtaattcacactggagaaaagcccTATGagtgtaatgagtgtggaaaagcttttaaccagaGTTCATCCCTTAGTCAGCATCAGAGGATTCACACTGGTGTGAAACCCTATGAATGCAGCAAGTGTGGAAGGGCCTTCAGGTGTAGGTCAGCTTTCACTAGACATCAGAGACTCCATGCTAGAGAATCGTTGGGAACACAGTAG